Proteins encoded in a region of the Triticum dicoccoides isolate Atlit2015 ecotype Zavitan chromosome 3A, WEW_v2.0, whole genome shotgun sequence genome:
- the LOC119268405 gene encoding probable polygalacturonase, which yields MLYVAPRWRCLLAVAMAIAAVLSAAGGAGAQETCSGAVPAPPKRGAWMSIASFGGAGDGRTLNTAAFAAAVASIQRRRARGGALLYVPPGVWLTGPFSLTSHMTLFLARGAVIRATQDTSSWPLIDPLPSYGRGRELPGKRYISLIHGNGLQDVFITGENGTIDGQGSVWWDMWKKGTLPFTRPHLLELMDSSNAIVSNLVFQDSPFWNIHPVYCSNVLIRNLTILAPHDSPNTDGIDPDSSSNVCIEDCNILTGDDLIAIKSGWDEYGIAYGRPSSGITIRRITGSSPFAGFSVGSETSGGVEDVLAEHLNFYSSGFGVHIKTNSGRGGFIRNITVSDVILDNVRYGLRIAGDVGGHPDERYDHNALPKVDSLTIKNVQGQNIKEAGLIKGIPNSAFSWICLSNIKLHGSAPVRPWKCAAVSGGALDVQPSPCTELTSTSGMSFCTSSL from the exons ATGTTATATGTGGCTCCAAGGTGGCGGTGCCTGCTAGCCGTGGCCATGGCCATCGCCGCGGTGCtgtcggcggcgggcggcgccggggcGCAGGAGACGTGCTCGGGTGCGGTGCCGGCGCCGCCCAAGCGCGGGGCCTGGATGTCCATTGCCAGCTTCGGCGGCGCCGGCGACGGCCGGACGCTCAACACGGCGGCCTTCGCGGCCGCCGTCGCCAGCATCCAGCGCCGACGCGCgcggggcggggcgctgctctacGTGCCGCCCGGGGTGTGGCTCACGGGGCCCTTCAGCCTCACCTCACACATGACCCTCTTCCTCGCGCGAGGCGCCGTCATCCGCGCCACACAG GACACATCTAGTTGGCCGCTGATCGACCCGCTGCCCTCATACGGGAGAGGGCGTGAGCTGCCCGGCAAGAGATATATCAGTTTGATCCATGGCAATGGACTTCAGGATGTTTTCATTACAG GTGAGAATGGCACCATCGATGGCCAAGGTAGTGTGTGGTGGGACATGTGGAAGAAGGGTACATTGCCCTTCACAAGACCCCATCTACTCGAGCTGATGGACTCGTCTAATGCTATTGTCTCCAATTTGGTCTTCCAGGATTCGCCATTTTGGAACATCCATCCAGTGTATTGCAG CAATGTGTTGATCAGAAATTTGACTATACTGGCTccacatgactctcccaacactgaTGGAATTGATCCAG ATTCGAGCAGCAATGTGTGCATTGAGGATTGCAACATCTTGACGGGAGATGACCTGATCGCCATCAAGAGTGGATGGGATGAATATGGCATAGCCTATGGTCGCCCCAGCTCGGGCATCACCATTAGGCGGATCACGGGCTCCTCCCCTTTTGCTGGCTTTTCTGTCGGGAGTGAGACCTCTGGCGGTGTGGAGGATGTCCTCGCTGAGCATCTGAATTTCTACAGCTCAGGGTTTGGTGTTCACATCAAGACCAACTCCGGCAGGGGAGGGTTCATTCGAAACATCACCGTCTCTGACGTGATCTTGGACAATGTCCGTTATGGTCTGAGGATTGCCGGTGATGTTGGAGGACATCCTGATGAGCGGTACGACCACAATGCGCTCCCAAAGGTCGACAGCCTGACAATAAAGAATGTTCAAGGGCAGAACATCAAGGAGGCTGGGCTGATCAAGGGCATTCCAAACTCGGCATTCTCCTGGATCTGTCTGTCTAACATTAAGCTTCATGGCAGCGCGCCAGTCCGCCCATGGAAATGCGCGGCTGTGAGTGGAGGTGCACTCGACGTGCAGCCCTCCCCGTGCACAGAATTGACTAGCACGTCCGGGATGAGCTTCTGTACGAGTTCCCTCTGA